One Kushneria konosiri genomic window, GAAAGGCTACGGTACCCGTCTGCCAAGGATTATCTCCTTCGTCTTTTATTTTCTGCGTGAGCTGTTCATGGCCAATTTCAAGGTTGCCTTTGATGTCATTACGCCGCCATGGCACATGACCCCCGGTGTGATCGCGTTCGAGCTGGAGGCGAAAACCGACCTTGAGATTGCCTTTGTGGCCAATCTGATTTCACTGACGCCGGGGACGCTGAGCCTGGATATTTCCGATGATCGTCAGGTGCTGTTCATTCATGCCATGTTTCTGGATGACGAGCAGGCGTTAAGAGGAGATCTTCGCGAGATGGAGCGCCGAGCGCTGGCGGTGCTGCGATGACGATAATCGTGAATATGGCGAGGGACGCATGCAGATACTGATCCATCTAAGTTTTGCCATTCTGGCCGTTTCCATGGTGCTGTGCTTCGTGCGTCTTGTGATCGGCCCCAGTTTGCCGGACCGGGTCGTGGCGCTGGAGCTTTTGTCGATGATCATCGTCGGAATCATTGGCGTTCATGCGCTGCAAAGCGATGAAACCAGCTTTCTGGATGTCGCCATTGTTGTGGCTCTGATGTCCTTTCTGGCGACTGTCGGGTTTGCCCGTTTTCTGGAACGAGGAGGGCGTCGAGATGATTGAACTGCTTCAGGGGCTGTTGTTGCTGGCCGGTTCTCTTTTCATGTTCATTGCTGCGCTTGGCGTTGTCCGGCTGCCGGATCTCCTGACCCGCATGCATGCCTCCACCAAGGGCGCCTCGCTCGGGGTCATGCTGTTGATGGCAGGCGTCGCCCTGCATTTTCTGGAAGAGGTGGTGTTTGCCCGAACAATCGCCATTACCTTTTTTGTCCTGATGACAGCACCGGTCGCGGCCCATGCCATCGGCCGTGCCGGCTACTTTGTCGGGATCGAGCTATGGAAGGGCACGCTCAAGGATGAGCTGCGGCCCAATTACAATCCACTGAGCCACCGCCTGCACAGTGGTCTGAAAAAGCCGGCAAAGGGGGCGGATGAAACGGCGCATCATGAGGATAAAGGCCGCCGGGAAGGAGGTTGACCCCGGGGCTCGAGATATCGCCCGCCACCGGGCGTTGCTATGCTTGTGATCACCACTTTCTGAAGACTGATCCTGCCATGCTGTCTGGAAAAAAATTTGCGCCGCTGCCCTGGCTTCTGGGCATTGCCGGACTGATCCCCTTTGTAGGGCTTGCCGCTGTTATCGTGCTTTCCGTGCCGGGGTGGCAGGCCGTTGCCTTCAAGGCCTTTCTCTACTATAGCGCCGTCATTCTCTCGTTTCTGGGCGGTGTGCACTGGGGTGTGGCGATGAGTCTGGATCATGAAGGCAGTCATCACTTCAGCTCCCGTATGGTGGTGGCCATGGCGCCATCGCTACTGGCCTGGCCGGCACTAATGCTCAGTCCCCGGTTTGCGCTGCTGGCACTGATGACAGGGTTTTTATTGATTCGCCTTTATGAAGCCCAGGCGGACAGCGTCGAACGTCTGCCCTCCTGGTATACCTCGCTGCGGACCCTGCTGACGGTGGTGGTGGTGATTACGCATCTTTCCGTTCTGGCATTGTTGACACTGACATAGTTGTTTAACCGGAGAAGGGTGATGCTGGTTTGAAAGACTTTCGTCTAAATAACAAGGATGTTTATTCAGCTTGTTTTTACCTGAATAATTTTTTGAAGCATTAATTTTGTTAAAATATCGATTAGGCCGAAAGCCATTAAAACGCCTTCCCATTATTGAGGAGGGCGTTTTTTTGTATGGTAATAACTAAAACATCTCATGCTTTGTCCTGGATTAAATGACACTCTTTTATATGCATGCTGAGAGACCATGGTGTACGGCAGTTTCGGCACAACATTTAAACGTTTCGTTTGACTATCCTCAATAATTATCAGGTTATTAGCGCCTTCTTGAGATTTTATTTATTAAAATAAATCTGATATTAAAAGTATCGTCAAAGGCTCGCTGACAAGGACAAATACCGTCTCAAGCCATACCTGCTCACAACTTCAGGGTGGTGATATGAGATCAAGGGATAACGCACCATGCAGACAGTAATCGTCACCGGAGGTGCTGGATTTATCGGTTCGGCATTGATACGCCATCTCATCGCTCACGATACGTGTCGCATCGTTAATGTTGATTGCCTGACCTATGCCGGGCATACCGCCACGCTAAAGGATATTGAACATGACCCACGTTACTGCCTGGAGAGGGTAGATATCCGTGATCGCCCGGCGCTGGATCGTGTGTTTTCGACCTGGCAACCGGATGTCGTCGTGCATCTGGCCGCAGAGTCGCACGTAGATCGTTCCATTGACGGGCCGGCGGTATTTATCGATACCAACATCGTGGGGGTCTTTAATCTGCTGGAAGCGGCGCGATGCTGGTATGAAAGTCTTGAGGGCGAGCAGCGCGAGCGCTTTCGCTTTCATCACGTGTCAACGGATGAAGTCTTCGGAGACCTGGCGGCGGATGCCAAACCCTTCAGCGAAACCTCGGCTTACGCACCCAGCTCTCCTTATGCGGCCAGCAAGGCAGGCGCCGACCATCTCGTGCGCGCATGGCAGCGAACCTATGAGTTGCCGACTTTGATCACGAACTGCTCGAACAATTATGGTCCGTGGCATTTTCCGGAAAAGCTGATCCCGCTGGTCATTCTCAATGCGCTCCAGGGCCGCGATATTCCGATCTATGGCGAGGGGCATCAGATTCGTGACTGGCTGTATGTCGAGGACCATGCTCGTGCCCTTCATATGGTCATGACGCAGGGGAAAATCGGTACCAGCTATAACATCGGCGGCCACGAAGAGCGTCGTAATATTGATGTGGT contains:
- a CDS encoding Na+/H+ antiporter subunit E; translation: MIGLLSNLLLAVAWIALSGDFSMGGMLTGLVFGYLVILLLQNQLPGLKGYGTRLPRIISFVFYFLRELFMANFKVAFDVITPPWHMTPGVIAFELEAKTDLEIAFVANLISLTPGTLSLDISDDRQVLFIHAMFLDDEQALRGDLREMERRALAVLR
- a CDS encoding monovalent cation/H+ antiporter complex subunit F produces the protein MQILIHLSFAILAVSMVLCFVRLVIGPSLPDRVVALELLSMIIVGIIGVHALQSDETSFLDVAIVVALMSFLATVGFARFLERGGRRDD
- the mnhG gene encoding monovalent cation/H(+) antiporter subunit G produces the protein MIELLQGLLLLAGSLFMFIAALGVVRLPDLLTRMHASTKGASLGVMLLMAGVALHFLEEVVFARTIAITFFVLMTAPVAAHAIGRAGYFVGIELWKGTLKDELRPNYNPLSHRLHSGLKKPAKGADETAHHEDKGRREGG
- a CDS encoding DUF3429 domain-containing protein, producing MLSGKKFAPLPWLLGIAGLIPFVGLAAVIVLSVPGWQAVAFKAFLYYSAVILSFLGGVHWGVAMSLDHEGSHHFSSRMVVAMAPSLLAWPALMLSPRFALLALMTGFLLIRLYEAQADSVERLPSWYTSLRTLLTVVVVITHLSVLALLTLT
- the rfbB gene encoding dTDP-glucose 4,6-dehydratase; the encoded protein is MQTVIVTGGAGFIGSALIRHLIAHDTCRIVNVDCLTYAGHTATLKDIEHDPRYCLERVDIRDRPALDRVFSTWQPDVVVHLAAESHVDRSIDGPAVFIDTNIVGVFNLLEAARCWYESLEGEQRERFRFHHVSTDEVFGDLAADAKPFSETSAYAPSSPYAASKAGADHLVRAWQRTYELPTLITNCSNNYGPWHFPEKLIPLVILNALQGRDIPIYGEGHQIRDWLYVEDHARALHMVMTQGKIGTSYNIGGHEERRNIDVVTTICDVLERLEVPHPDGISRFHDLITHVPDRPGHDRRYAIDASHIGRELGWQPRESFESGIEKTVRWFVAHGDWCQGVENEQTRQRQGLGVTS